The following proteins come from a genomic window of Lolium rigidum isolate FL_2022 chromosome 5, APGP_CSIRO_Lrig_0.1, whole genome shotgun sequence:
- the LOC124653546 gene encoding homeobox-leucine zipper protein HOX6-like, which translates to MEGDEDGDWMMDPVPGGGKKGGGAGMMKKRFSEEQIKSLESMFATQTKLEPRQKLQLARDLSLQPRQVAIWFQNKRARWKSKQLERQYAALRDDYDALLASYDQLKKDKLALLDQLEKLAEMLQEPRPRGCGDNANAGAGEDVRSAVAGMSMKEEFVLDAGAPKLYSASDGGGVGKLSLFGEDDDDAGLFLRPSSHLAPTHDGGGGFTASGPAEYHHHQPQQQSSFPFHSTWPSSSTEQTCSSSQWWEFESLSE; encoded by the exons ATGGAGGGGGACGAGGACGGCGACTGGATGATGGACCCGGTGCCGGGCGGCGGCAAGAAGGGCGGCGGCGCCGGGATGATGAAGAAGCGCTTCAGCGAGGAGCAGATCAAGTCGCTCGAGTCCATGTTCGCCACGCAGACCAAGCTGGAGCCCCGCCAGAAGCTGCAGCTCGCCCGGGACCTCTCGCTGCAGCCGCGCCAGGTGGCCATCTGGTTCCAGAACAAGCGCGCGAGGTGGAAGTCCAAGCAGCTCGAGCGACAGTACGCGGCCCTCCGGGACGACTACGACGCGCTCCTCGCCAGCTACGACCAGCTCAAGAAGGACAAGCTCGCGCTCCTCGACCAG CTGGAGAAGCTGGCGGAGATGCTGCAGGAGCCGCGCCCACGGGGATGCGGCGATAATGCCAACGCCGGCGCCGGGGAGGACGTGCGCTCGGCCGTGGCTGGCATGAGCATGAAGGAGGAGTTCGTCCTGGACGCCGGGGCGCCCAAGCTCTACTCGGCCTCAGACGGCGGAGGGGTAGGCAAGCTCTCCCTCTTcggtgaggacgacgatgacgcggGGCTCTTCCTCCGGCCGTCGTCGCACCTGGCACCGAcgcacgacggtggcggcggcttcACGGCGTCGGGGCCGGCCgagtaccaccaccaccagccgCAGCAGCAGTCCTCGTTCCCGTTCCACTCGACCTGGCCGTCGTCGTCCACGGAGCAAACCTGCAGCAGCTCCCAATGGTGGGAATTTGAGTCCCTCAGCGAGTGA